The window GATCCGGCATGGACCGAGGTCGAGCCGCGCGGCCGGATCTTCAGCTGGGAACGCGTATGGCATCCGTCGCATGCGGCGCTGAAAGGGCATGGACCTTACATCGCGGTGCTTGTCGAACTGCCGCAGGCCGGCGGCATTCGCATGGTCGGCAATCTGCTCGGCGATCCCGAACAGGCGGCTGCAATCGGCGCCGATGTCGAAGGGGTCTTCGAGCATCACCCGGAGTCGGATCCGCCTTACTCCTTGCTGCAATGGCGCCGGCCGTAGGTTTCCCCCGAGTTACTATCCATCCCTGCGCTTGATACGGGCAATCGATCGCGCGTCTACCGGAGATAGACGGTCCGTGGACCGCTGCACCTGTGATCATTTGCGGGTAACGTCTGGTTTGCCTGCTTTCGCGTCAGCGCCGCTGACAGGATGAGCTGCCTGGGTCCTTGTCTCGCGGCAGATGACATGCAATCTTCCGCCCCCGGCAATGCTGTTCGAGAGCAACAAGAACAATAATCCCTCTCGTCCCTCCAATTCTGTCGAGGGCCTGATCATGTCGAACCTTACCCAAGCGACCTCCGCTCCATGGCGGATAGGCGTGCTGTTCTCGCGAACCGGCTTCATGTCGGTGATCGAGGAGACCCAGTATCAGGGCACGCAGCTTGCGATCGAGGAGGTGAACGAGGCGGGCGGGGTCTGCGGCCGCGAGCTGGTTCCCGTCGCCTACGACCCTGGCTCGGATTCGGCCGCCTATGGCCACTACGCCAAACGGTTGATGGTGGAGGATCAGGTCAGCACTATATTCGGCTGCTA of the Bradyrhizobium quebecense genome contains:
- a CDS encoding Zn-ribbon domain-containing OB-fold protein, translated to MSKPSARHLPAGLPIPVAEPDGLSAPYWEGLRQGKLLVQRCGGCNTWQFGPEWLCHRCHAFDPAWTEVEPRGRIFSWERVWHPSHAALKGHGPYIAVLVELPQAGGIRMVGNLLGDPEQAAAIGADVEGVFEHHPESDPPYSLLQWRRP